In one Helicoverpa zea isolate HzStark_Cry1AcR chromosome 5, ilHelZeax1.1, whole genome shotgun sequence genomic region, the following are encoded:
- the LOC124630236 gene encoding pre-rRNA-processing protein TSR1 homolog, which produces MQQAHRAGNLKQSNKAHKSRHRSKRGISAAVKGKVNVKEFVRRNRHILKKDERRHQALQIRKNKREEVLSKKRALGGTRNPPFLVCVVPLNAQLDVQSALVILKTCSEGAIVSQSSNGILHLGLPNFKQRFSFVCPEVDNDFALLDALKVADTALFVTSALDEPVDEWGEKVLALSMAQGMPTPIVATMDIEGVHPKKRTTEKQNVQKLVSKWLPEEKVVQLDKSSDGLNLLRRIGNQKRNIIHHREKRPYMLAEEVEYVPDGEGESGTLKISGYLRGMPLNVNGLVHITGLGDFQMSKIDGLEDPHPLNLGKENAKSDDTMDAEVTKVSVLQVADPAKQESLVSENVPDPMEAEQTWPTEEEIQQSNLETKTKKVKKVPKGWSDYQAAWIVESDAEGEGSDDGSDSEDDDEDDEFMSCEEDKSDQEENAGDNDFESVTESEVGPTDEKYDATIDAAEEHEMLQKLAAAKEDQQFPDEVDTPQDVPARERFMRYRGLESFRTSPWDPKENLPEDFARIFQFENYDRTRRRVFKELEDSLINMYGFYITIHVKDIRQDLWKAFHSANAKAPLSVFGLLPHEQKMSVMNVALKRTGASDEPIKSKERLIFQVGYRRFIVNPIFSQHTNGSKHKYERFFQPGSTCVASFFAPIQFSPSSVLCFKEKKNTKLQLLATGVLLSCNPDRLIIKRIVLSGHPYKVHKKSAVIRFMFFNRDDVIYFKPCKLRTKYGRTGHIKEALGTHGHMKCVFDGQLKSQDTVLLNLYKRMFPKWTYENCIVTDRDTKDTDMME; this is translated from the exons ATGCAGCAGGCCCATCGTGCAGGTAATCTGAAGCAGAGCAACAAGGCTCATAAGTCTCGCCATCGTTCTAAACGTGGTATTTCCGCGGCAGTGAAAG GCAAGGTAAATGTAAAGGAATTTGTGCGACGCAATCGTCACATattaaagaaagatgagcgtCGTCACCAAGCCTTGCAGATTCGCAAAAACAAACGTGAGGAGGTTTTGTCGAAGAAACGTGCATTAGGTGGCACTAGAAACCCGCCATTCTTGGTCTGCGTGGTGCCATTGAACGCGCAGCTGGATGTGCAATCTGCTCTTGTTATCCTGAAGACTTGTTCTGAAGGAGCTATTGTTTCTCAGTCTTCTAATGGCATCCTTCATCTTGG TTTACCCAACTTCAAACAAAGGTTCTCTTTTGTTTGCCCAGAAGTGGACAATGACTTTGCCCTGCTGGATGCACTTAAAGTGGCAGACACTGCTCTCTTTGTTACCTCAGCACTTGACGAGCCTGTGGACGAATGGGGTGAGAAAGTTCTAGCACTATCCATGGCCCAAGGTATGCCCACTCCAATAGTTGCCACAATGGACATAGAAGGAGTTCATCCAAAAAAGCGGACAactgaaaaacaaaacgtaCAGAAGCTGGTATCAAAATGGCTGCCCGAAGAAAAAGTGGTACAGCTAGACAAAAGTTCTGATGGACTCAACCTGTTACGTAGAATCGGTAACCAGAAGCGTAACATCATCCATCATAGAGAAAAGAGACCTTATATGTTGGCAGAGGAGGTTGAATATGTGCCTGACGGTGAAGGCGAGAGTGGTACTCTGAAGATAAGTGGCTACTTACGTGGTATGCCACTGAATGTCAATGGTTTAGTTCATATCACTGGGTTGGGTGACTTCCAAATGTCCAAGATCGATGGGCTTGAAGACCCACATCCATTGAACCTGGGCAAAGAGAATGCAAAGTCAGATGATACTATGGATGCTGAGGTAACAAAGGTTTCGGTACTGCAGGTTGCTGACCCAGCTAAACAGGAGAGTCTTGTGTCAGAGAATGTACCTGATCCAATGGAAGCTGAACAGACATGGCCTACTGAGGAAGAAATTCAACAATCTAATTTGGAG ACTAAgacaaaaaaagtcaaaaaggtACCCAAAGGCTGGTCAGACTACCAAGCAGCCTGGATTGTTGAATCGGACGCTGAAGGAGAAGGATCAGACGACGGCAGTGACAGTGAGGATGATGACGAAGATGATGAATTCATGTCATGTGAGGAAGACAAGTCTGACCAAGAAGAGAATGCAGGAGACAATGACTTTGAATCCGTGACTGAGTCAGAAGTAGGACCAACCGATGAGAAGTACGATGCAACTATAGATGCAGCTGAAGAACATGAGATGCTACAGAAACTTGCTGCTGCTAAAGAAGACCAGCAGTTCCCTGATGAAGTGGACACTCCTCAAGACGTGCCAGCAAGGGAACGGTTCATGCGGTACAGAGGGTTGGAGTCATTCCGAACGTCGCCGTGGGACCCTAAAGAGAATCTTCCGGAAGATTTTGCTAGGATATTCCAGTTTGAGAATTATGATAGAACAAGGAGGAGGGTGTTCAAGGAGCTGgaggatagtttgattaatatG tatggCTTCTACATCACAATCCACGTCAAGGACATTCGCCAAGACCTATGGAAGGCCTTCCATTCAGCAAATGCAAAGGCTCCTCTATCAGTCTTCGGTCTTCTCCCTCATGAACAGAAGATGTCAGTAATGAACGTAGCCCTCAAACGTACTGGAGCTAGTGATGAACCGATTAAGAGTAAAGAGAGGTTGATCTTCCAAGTTGGGTATAGGCGGTTTATTGTCAATCCCATATTCAGTCAGCATACTAATGGTAGTAAGCATaag tatgAGAGATTCTTCCAACCTGGATCGACGTGTGTAGCGTCGTTCTTCGCACCTATACAATTCAGTCCTTCTTCAGTGCTATGTTTTAAG gaaAAGAAGAATACTAAGCTTCAATTATTAGCAACAGGAGTATTATTGTCGTGCAACCCAGACAGATTGATCATTAAGAGGATTGTACTTTCTGGTCATCCTTACaag GTGCACAAGAAATCTGCAGTCATTAGGTTTATGTTCTTCAATAGAGATGACGTCATATACTTCAAGCCATGCAAACTTAGGACAAAGTATGGCCGCACTGGACACATAAAAGAAGCTTTAG GTACCCACGGCCACATGAAGTGCGTATTCGACGGCCAGCTGAAATCTCAAGACACAGTACTCCTCAACTTATACAAACGAATGTTCCCCAAGTGGACCTACGAAAATTGTATTGTAACTGATAGAGATACGAAGGATACAGACATGATGGAGTAA
- the LOC124630235 gene encoding dnaJ homolog dnj-5, producing MARSPKDDPIYNDMKHNTWNYHAETAENCAPGALNERKPPQISPNPSVMNDNSIYVNPSFGNDVYLNKHAYNVQTGDTAANKDEKIPFNNMPNVPRANQNYGNAMLKLSNGQLVRVYYDENNQQLIFPMSGQYELFNHNQGVRDIPLQMPQPSHLFTLNQDFSMNNNNVHIPSTNVNQTTYPENVNNQSPTSNFLKDLLGNLEPNSTGTYSPFGQNYPLNHPDASNLNLLANNPVIEPPKTQPIKVENSPKRNENSPLADTSNKKRIVAEVKPMRPTYSDVLAKNTKNTPQSETTRKVRPQNIETKPMNNKANSKPEKPTNIKQDDNKHKSEKKQNTNTISSGSESGDINTDDNEKRQKPNKKSKNKRNNISRKWSSLDDITNEEESSYTHDNESQFVFIENPEKPSKKEKKLDNKSKISDKSAATEDEFKLDEEDDQSPFVIQEGQSDNAKAKKKKDGRNYHKVPKPVQDKKKNLCKFRRNKPGYLGLAQNYLEHWGGATWKALVWFMYLLSDICRMSFHLSFDLCTSVFTQTYVSSQAVWRSTKDWVGKLRDNKYMLYIDRKFGHTRFGFWRKLKWFKKAEIEADNGNDSTKLNANIPLPATGEEAMKRLLACKGKDPYSILGVSVSCTDEEIKRYYRRQAFLVHPDKNQQPGAEEAFKILQHAFDLIGEPERREAYERRALESRHVEAAWSELSQLLAQLHDKMEFAANTIRCTNCGRRHKRVLTERPCYAARYCVQCKIRHSAKEGDIWAESSMMGLLVMYYACMDGAVYQITQWASCQKKNLKQLRPDCHVVQYRIVLGNKAAAASDLNQRPSTGHDPNLEEFLNNLYSKSGVSPNTTSAKQSPPDTADAKKRRNKKPKA from the exons ATGGCAAGGTCGCCAAAGGATGATCCGATATACAACGATATGAAGCACAATACATGGAACTATCATGCGGAAACCGCTGAAAACTGTGCACCTGGTGCTCTGAATGAGAGAAAACCGCCGCAGATCTCGCCAAACCCGAGTGTCATGAACGATAATAGTATTTACGTCAATCCGAGTTTCGGTAACGATGTTTATTTGAACAAACACGCTTACAACGTGCAGACAGGCGATACCGCTGCCAATAAAGACGAGAAGATACCTTTCAACAACATGCCTAATGTTCCTCGCGCCAACCAGAATTACGGCAACGCTATGCTCAAGCTGAGCAACGGCCAGTTAGTACGTGTTTATTACGACGAGAACAACCAGCAACTGATCTTCCCGATGTCGGGTCAGTATGAACTGTTCAATCACAACCAGGGCGTGCGCGACATACCCCTGCAGATGCCCCAGCCGTCGCATCTGTTCACACTCAACCAGGACTTCTCTATGAACAACAACAATGTTCACATACCATCAACTAATGTCAATCAGACAACTTATCCTGAAAATGTGAATAACCAGTCCCCCACATCTAATTTCTTAAAGGATCTACTAGGGAATTTAGAACCTAATTCAACTGGTACATATTCCCCTTTTGGACAGAACTATCCTCTGAATCATCCAGATGCTTCCAATTTGAATCTTCTGGCTAATAACCCTGTTATTGAACCCCCTAAAACTCAACCTATTAAGGTTGAAAACTCACCAAAAAGAAATGAGAACAGCCCTCTTGCTGATACAAGTAACAAGAAACGCATAGTGGCTGAAGTGAAGCCAATGCGGCCCACATACTCTGATGTACTGGCCAAGAACACTAAGAATACTCCTCAGTCTGAAACAACCCGTAAAGTCAGACCACAGAACATTGAAACTAAGCCAATGAATAACAAAGCCAATTCTAAGCCAGAGAAACCTACCAACATCAAACAGGATGacaataaacataaaagtgagaagaaacaaaacacaaacacaatATCTTCAGGCAGTGAGTCTGGTGACATCAATACTGATGACAATGAGAAGCGTCAGAAACCCAATAAGAAGTCCAAGAACAAACGTAACAACATCTCTCGTAAATGGTCATCTCTGGATGATATAACCAATGAGGAAGAGTCTAGCTACACACATGACAATGAAAGCCAGTTTGTCTTCATTGAGAATCCAGAGAAACCATCTAAAAAGGAGAAGAAGTTGGACAATAAATCAAAGATTTCAGACAAGAGTGCTGCTACAGAGGATGAGTTTAAGCTGGATGAGGAAGATGATCAGTCACCGTTTGTCATTCAGGAGGGGCAGAGTGATAACGCAAAGGCCAAAAAGAAGAAGGATGGACGTAATTATCACAAAGTTCCTAAACCTGTGCAGGATAAGAAGAAGAATCTGTGCAAATTTAGAAGGAACAAGCCGGGCTACTTGGGGTTAGCTCAGAACTATTTGGAGCACTGGGGTGGAGCGACGTGGAAGGCACTTGTGTGGTTCATGTATCTGCTCTCGGATATATGCCGCATGAGTTTTCATTTGTCGTTTGactt ATGCACGTCAGTGTTCACACAAACATATGTGAGTTCTCAAGCGGTCTGGCGCAGCACTAAGGACTGGGTCGGCAAGCTCCGTGACAACAAGTACATGTTGTACATCGATAGGAAGTTTGGGCACACCAGGTTCGGCTTCTGGAGGAAACTTAAGTGGTTTAAAAAAG CTGAAATAGAAGCGGATAATGGCAACGATTCGACGAAGCTGAACGCGAATATACCACTGCCGGCTACCGGCGAGGAAGCTATGAAGAGGCTGCTCGCTTGTAAAGGGAAAGATCCATATAG TATACTTGGAGTGAGCGTATCATGTACAGACGAGGAGATAAAGCGTTACTACAGACGACAAGCGTTCCTTGTGCATCCCGACAAGAACCAGCAGCCGGGCGCTGAGGAGGCGTTCAAGATACTGCAGCACGCTTTCGACCTTATCGGCGAGCCG GAGCGCAGAGAAGCGTACGAGCGTCGCGCTCTAGAGTCGCGGCACGTGGAGGCGGCGTGGAGCGAGCTCAGTCAGCTGCTCGCACAGCTACACGACAAGATGGAGTTCGCAGCCAACACTATCAG ATGTACGAACTGCGGGCGGCGGCACAAGCGCGTGCTGACGGAGCGGCCGTGCTACGCCGCGCGCTACTGCGTGCAGTGCAAGATACGACACTCCGCTAAAGAG GGCGACATCTGGGCCGAGTCGAGTATGATGGGGCTGCTCGTGATGTACTACGCGTGCATGGACGGCGCCGTCTACCAGATCACGCAGTGGGCCAGTTGCCag AAAAAGAACCTGAAGCAACTGAGGCCGGACTGCCACGTGGTACAGTACCGGATCGTGCTCGGCAACAAGGCGGCCGCCGCCTCCGACCTCAACCAGAGACCTTCCACCGG TCACGATCCCAACCTGGAGGAGTTCCTCAACAACCTGTACAGCAAGTCCGGCGTGTCCCCCAACACCACAAGCGCCAAGCAGTCGCCCCCCGACACCGCGGACGCTAAAAAGCGACGCAACAAAAAACCTAAAGCATAA